A single window of Verrucomicrobiota bacterium DNA harbors:
- a CDS encoding nuclear transport factor 2 family protein, whose amino-acid sequence MQEEQIREALNTHWHASAAGDANAEHDIYADDAICDYPQSGERILGRNNLQALRSHHPGKPSGFNVKRMLGNGDLWITEYTITYQGRPAYTVSIMEFRNGKVVRETQYFADPFEAPAWRSQWVQQIM is encoded by the coding sequence ATGCAAGAGGAACAAATACGTGAAGCCCTGAATACGCACTGGCACGCGTCGGCAGCCGGCGACGCAAACGCGGAACACGATATTTACGCTGACGATGCCATTTGTGATTATCCCCAGTCAGGTGAACGAATCCTTGGGAGGAACAATTTGCAGGCCTTGCGAAGTCATCATCCCGGTAAGCCGTCGGGCTTCAACGTCAAGCGAATGCTCGGAAACGGTGATCTCTGGATCACGGAATACACAATCACGTACCAGGGGCGACCAGCATACACAGTGAGTATTATGGAGTTCCGCAACGGAAAGGTCGTGCGCGAGACACAGTATTTCGCGGATCCCTTCGAGGCGCCGGCCTGGCGGAGCCAATGGGTTCAGCAGATCATGTGA
- a CDS encoding phosphoketolase family protein: MDPKNIEFVDSHDLDNLSAYGPARATIPGSPLTDEEVRLLDAYWRASLYLCVGMIYLRDNPLLREPLRPEHLKTRLLGHWGSDPGMSLIYTHVNRLIRKLDLNLIFIAGPGHGAPAVLSHIYLEGTYSEVYPDKSQDEEGLRRFFRQFSFPGGIGSHCTPETPGSIHEGGELGYSLSHAYGAAFDHPDLIAVTIVGDGEAETAALATSWHSNKFLNPARDGAVLPVLHLNGYKINNPTVLARVPHEELEALLRGYGYRPYFAEGSEPQSMHQALAATLERCFEEIRAIQDQVRRSGRTGRPRWPMIVLRSPKGWTGPKEVDGHRVEGFWRAHQVPIATIAQNPEHLKMLENWLAGYRPHECFDAQGRLMPELKALAPAGTRRMSANPVTNGGLIRRTLRLPDFRDFMADVNAPGKTEAENTRPLGTFLREVLRANPNNFRVFGPDETTSNKLDEVYAASKKTWNAVFFPEDADGGELSTDGRVMEVLSEHNLEGWLEGYLLTGRHGFFSSYEAFAHVIDSMVNQHCKWLEISRDLAWRAPISSLNLLITSTVWRQDHNGFTHQDPGFIDIVINKSPQVVRVYLPPDVNCLLSVADHCLRSSDYVNVIVSDKQRHLQYLNRDAAIAHCTKGLGIWEWASTDEGQEPEVVLVGCGDIPTLEALAASVLLRADFPDLRLRFINVVDLLKLEPDTEHPHGLSDRDFNSLFTLDKPIIFNFHGYPYLIHRLAYRRTNHDNLHVHGYREHGNINTPLELAIRNQIDRFSLAMDVIDRVPRLKVAGAHAKERYKNTQIACRQYAYDHGVDVPEAANWKWPL, translated from the coding sequence ATGGACCCGAAGAACATCGAGTTTGTAGATTCGCATGACCTGGACAACTTGAGCGCCTACGGCCCGGCCAGAGCCACCATACCGGGATCGCCTCTGACGGACGAAGAGGTGCGCCTGCTGGACGCCTATTGGCGGGCGAGCCTTTACCTCTGCGTCGGCATGATTTATCTGCGCGACAATCCACTGTTGCGCGAACCGCTCCGGCCCGAGCACCTCAAGACGCGTCTACTCGGCCACTGGGGGTCAGACCCCGGCATGAGCCTGATCTACACGCACGTTAACCGGCTTATCCGCAAGCTCGACCTTAACCTCATTTTTATCGCCGGTCCGGGCCACGGGGCACCCGCGGTGCTTTCCCACATCTACCTGGAAGGCACCTACTCGGAAGTTTATCCCGACAAAAGCCAGGACGAAGAGGGGCTGCGGCGGTTTTTCAGGCAGTTCTCGTTCCCGGGCGGCATCGGCAGCCATTGCACGCCTGAAACCCCGGGTTCCATCCACGAAGGCGGCGAGCTCGGGTACAGTTTGTCGCACGCCTACGGCGCGGCCTTTGATCATCCCGACCTGATTGCCGTAACCATCGTGGGAGACGGCGAGGCTGAGACCGCGGCCCTGGCCACTTCGTGGCACTCCAATAAATTCCTCAACCCCGCCCGCGATGGGGCCGTGCTGCCCGTACTGCACCTCAACGGCTACAAGATCAACAATCCGACCGTCCTCGCCCGCGTCCCGCACGAGGAACTCGAGGCCTTGTTGCGCGGTTACGGTTACCGTCCCTATTTTGCGGAGGGGTCTGAACCTCAATCGATGCATCAGGCGCTGGCGGCCACCCTGGAGCGCTGTTTTGAAGAGATCCGGGCCATCCAGGACCAGGTGCGCCGGTCGGGCCGTACGGGCCGGCCGCGTTGGCCGATGATTGTGCTGCGCAGTCCGAAGGGGTGGACCGGCCCCAAGGAGGTCGACGGCCACCGCGTGGAAGGCTTCTGGCGCGCCCACCAGGTGCCCATCGCCACCATCGCCCAGAACCCGGAGCACCTTAAGATGCTGGAGAATTGGCTGGCCGGCTACCGTCCCCACGAGTGTTTCGATGCGCAGGGCCGGCTGATGCCTGAACTCAAGGCGTTGGCTCCGGCCGGCACGCGCCGCATGAGCGCCAACCCGGTCACCAACGGCGGCTTGATCCGGCGGACCTTGCGGCTGCCGGACTTCCGGGATTTCATGGCTGACGTCAATGCCCCCGGTAAAACCGAGGCCGAAAACACCCGGCCTTTGGGAACGTTCCTGCGCGAGGTACTGCGGGCCAATCCGAACAATTTCCGCGTCTTCGGTCCCGACGAGACCACGTCCAACAAGCTCGATGAGGTCTATGCCGCCTCGAAGAAAACCTGGAATGCGGTTTTCTTTCCCGAGGACGCCGACGGTGGCGAGCTTTCGACCGACGGCCGGGTCATGGAGGTGTTGAGCGAACACAACCTCGAGGGCTGGCTGGAAGGGTACCTGCTGACGGGGCGTCACGGTTTTTTCTCCAGCTACGAGGCGTTCGCGCACGTGATCGATTCCATGGTCAACCAGCATTGCAAATGGCTTGAGATCAGCCGCGACCTGGCTTGGCGGGCGCCGATTTCCTCGCTGAACCTCCTGATCACCTCCACCGTCTGGCGCCAGGACCACAACGGGTTTACCCACCAGGACCCCGGTTTTATCGACATCGTCATTAACAAAAGCCCTCAGGTCGTACGGGTTTACCTGCCGCCGGACGTAAACTGCCTTTTGTCGGTCGCCGACCATTGCCTGCGAAGCAGTGATTACGTCAACGTGATCGTCTCCGACAAGCAGCGCCATTTACAGTACCTGAACCGGGATGCCGCTATCGCCCACTGCACCAAAGGCCTGGGCATTTGGGAATGGGCCAGCACCGACGAGGGGCAGGAGCCGGAGGTGGTGCTGGTGGGTTGCGGTGACATTCCCACCCTGGAGGCCCTGGCAGCCAGCGTGCTGCTGCGAGCTGACTTCCCGGACCTGCGGCTCCGATTCATCAACGTGGTAGACTTGCTGAAGCTCGAGCCCGACACCGAGCACCCGCATGGTTTGTCGGACCGCGACTTTAACAGCCTGTTTACCCTGGATAAGCCGATCATCTTCAACTTCCACGGTTATCCCTACCTGATTCACCGGCTGGCCTACCGGCGCACCAACCATGACAACCTGCACGTCCACGGGTACAGGGAACACGGCAATATCAACACGCCGCTGGAACTGGCGATCCGAAATCAGATCGACCGGTTCAGCCTGGCCATGGACGTTATTGACCGGGTGCCGCGGCTCAAAGTGGCAGGCGCCCACGCTAAGGAGCGCTACAAGAACACCCAGATTGCCTGCCGCCAATACGCGTATGACCACGGGGTCGACGTCCCGGAAGCAGCCAATTGGAAATGGCCTCTCTGA
- a CDS encoding ABC transporter permease subunit, whose product MRGTVAILLVLAFCAAAPPKPVAVGSKKFTESYVLGELAKAVLQRAGFTVELRQGMGGTIILWQALCGGQISLYPEYTGTIGEEILRAKEPLSVDSMRAPLRQQGIGVTGELGFNNTYALVMTRQRAGQLGIRKISDLRQHADLRVGLTHEFLDRQDGWVPLSRRYHLQMDDVRGIDHALGYAALAGGSLDLKDAYATDAKIVENDLVVLDDDLHFFPQYKAVFLYRLDTDPHAVAALETLAGTLDEGRMTRLNAEAERTKDYAGAAALYFGGAPRRADGNLATKVAHWTLRHLELVGASLLLAIIVGLPLGIRASRPGPVSNFILGACGIIQTIPSLALLALLVPVPFFGISPATAIFALFLYSLLPIVRNTATGLQDIPAAVRDSAAALGLEPRAQLRKVFLPLASRTILAGIKTSAIINVGTATLAALIGVGGLGEPILSGLNLNDSNTILQGAIPAASLALLAQVGFEALDRVVIPKGLRLKP is encoded by the coding sequence ATGAGAGGGACGGTCGCGATCTTGCTCGTTCTGGCGTTCTGCGCTGCCGCACCGCCGAAGCCGGTGGCTGTCGGTTCGAAGAAATTCACCGAGTCCTACGTGCTGGGCGAGCTTGCCAAGGCCGTTTTGCAGCGCGCGGGATTTACCGTTGAACTCCGGCAGGGGATGGGTGGAACGATCATTTTATGGCAAGCCTTGTGCGGCGGCCAAATCTCACTCTATCCGGAGTATACGGGCACCATCGGCGAGGAAATTCTAAGGGCAAAGGAGCCGCTCAGCGTAGACAGCATGCGTGCGCCGCTTCGCCAACAGGGCATCGGTGTGACAGGAGAGCTTGGTTTCAACAACACCTACGCGCTGGTGATGACGCGGCAGCGCGCCGGCCAGCTCGGTATCCGCAAAATCAGTGATTTGCGGCAACATGCCGACTTGCGAGTGGGCCTGACGCATGAGTTCCTCGACCGGCAGGACGGCTGGGTGCCGCTGAGCAGGCGCTACCATTTGCAGATGGATGATGTGCGCGGGATCGATCACGCGCTCGGCTACGCCGCGCTGGCCGGCGGCTCACTCGATCTCAAGGACGCCTACGCGACGGATGCCAAGATCGTCGAGAACGACCTCGTCGTCCTTGACGATGACCTTCATTTTTTCCCGCAGTACAAGGCGGTGTTTCTCTACCGGCTCGACACCGATCCACATGCGGTTGCCGCGCTGGAAACGCTCGCAGGCACGTTGGACGAGGGGCGCATGACGCGCCTCAACGCCGAGGCGGAGCGGACCAAGGACTACGCGGGAGCCGCGGCGCTCTACTTTGGCGGCGCGCCAAGGCGTGCGGATGGTAACCTCGCAACGAAAGTGGCGCACTGGACCCTGCGCCATTTGGAGCTCGTGGGAGCCTCGCTGCTGCTCGCCATCATCGTCGGCCTGCCGCTTGGCATCCGCGCGAGCCGGCCCGGCCCGGTCAGCAACTTCATTCTGGGGGCATGCGGGATCATTCAAACCATCCCGTCGCTCGCGTTACTGGCGTTGCTCGTACCAGTCCCGTTTTTCGGGATCAGCCCGGCAACGGCGATCTTTGCGCTGTTTCTGTACAGCCTGTTGCCGATCGTCCGCAACACCGCCACGGGCCTTCAGGACATTCCCGCAGCGGTCCGGGACTCGGCCGCGGCGCTTGGCTTGGAGCCGCGCGCGCAGCTGCGCAAGGTATTTCTGCCGCTGGCCTCGCGTACGATCTTGGCAGGCATAAAAACCAGCGCGATCATCAACGTGGGTACCGCCACGCTCGCCGCGTTAATCGGGGTCGGCGGGCTGGGGGAACCCATTCTAAGCGGGCTTAACCTCAACGACTCCAATACCATTCTGCAGGGCGCAATTCCCGCCGCATCACTCGCGTTGCTGGCCCAGGTTGGGTTTGAGGCGTTGGATCGTGTGGTCATTCCAAAAGGTTTGCGTCTCAAGCCGTGA
- a CDS encoding FAD-containing oxidoreductase: MTNAYDAIIIGTGQAGPSLAERLTAAGMKVAVIERKLFGGTCVNTGCTPTKTLVANAYAAHLARRAADFGVVIEGRVSVDMTKVKARKDAVSGESRKGVESWLKAMQNCTVYEGHARFISPTEVSVGTTLLSAERIFINVGGRALAPPLPGLDQVSYLTNSSMMDVDFLPRHLVIVGGSYVGLEFGQMYRRFGSQVTIIEMGPRLVRREDEDVSAAVKDIFEREGVNVRLNAQCISVGKRGDEITVTVDCASGPPVIGGSHLLLAVGRRPNTDDLGLEKAGVAVDKHGYILVDDELRTNVPGIWALGDCNGKGAFTHTAYNDYEIVAANVLDQDPRRVSDRIPAYALYIDPPLGRAGMSEAEVRNAGRRALVGKRPMARVARAIEKGETQGFMKILVDADTKEILGAAILGPGGDEVIHSILDVMYAKAPYTVIQRAVHIHPTVSELIPTMLGGLKPL, translated from the coding sequence ATGACCAATGCATACGACGCCATTATCATCGGAACCGGACAAGCCGGACCGTCCCTGGCAGAACGCCTTACCGCCGCCGGGATGAAGGTTGCCGTAATCGAGCGCAAGCTGTTCGGGGGCACCTGCGTCAATACCGGGTGCACGCCGACCAAAACCCTGGTGGCAAATGCCTATGCGGCGCACCTCGCTCGCCGCGCAGCCGATTTTGGGGTGGTGATCGAGGGCCGGGTGAGTGTGGACATGACAAAAGTGAAGGCCCGCAAAGACGCCGTGTCGGGCGAGTCCCGAAAAGGCGTCGAATCCTGGCTCAAGGCCATGCAGAACTGCACGGTGTACGAAGGGCACGCCCGTTTCATTTCGCCGACCGAGGTGAGCGTAGGCACCACGCTGCTGAGCGCGGAACGCATCTTCATCAATGTAGGCGGGCGCGCTCTGGCACCGCCCCTGCCCGGCCTTGATCAGGTCAGTTATCTTACCAACAGCTCGATGATGGACGTGGACTTCCTTCCTCGCCATCTGGTTATCGTGGGCGGCAGCTACGTGGGCCTTGAGTTCGGCCAAATGTATCGGCGCTTCGGCAGTCAGGTCACGATCATCGAAATGGGGCCGCGTCTGGTCCGTCGCGAAGACGAGGACGTCTCCGCCGCAGTGAAAGACATCTTCGAGCGCGAAGGCGTTAACGTGCGCCTCAACGCGCAGTGCATCAGCGTGGGCAAGCGGGGCGACGAGATCACCGTAACGGTCGATTGCGCGAGCGGGCCTCCCGTCATCGGCGGATCTCATCTGTTGCTCGCGGTCGGACGCCGGCCCAACACCGACGACCTCGGGCTCGAGAAAGCCGGCGTTGCCGTGGACAAACACGGGTACATTCTCGTAGACGATGAACTGCGCACCAACGTGCCCGGCATTTGGGCGCTGGGCGACTGCAACGGCAAAGGCGCCTTTACCCACACGGCTTATAACGACTACGAGATCGTGGCCGCGAATGTCCTCGATCAAGACCCCAGGCGGGTTAGCGACCGGATCCCGGCCTATGCCCTTTACATCGACCCACCACTCGGGAGGGCGGGCATGAGTGAAGCAGAGGTGCGCAATGCAGGCAGGCGTGCGCTCGTCGGAAAACGACCGATGGCGCGGGTGGCTCGTGCGATCGAGAAAGGCGAAACGCAGGGCTTCATGAAAATCCTGGTCGATGCAGATACCAAAGAAATTCTAGGTGCGGCCATCCTCGGGCCCGGCGGCGATGAAGTCATTCACTCGATCCTGGACGTCATGTATGCAAAAGCCCCGTACACCGTCATCCAAAGGGCCGTACACATTCACCCGACGGTTTCGGAGCTGATTCCCACCATGCTGGGCGGGCTCAAGCCCCTGTGA
- a CDS encoding redoxin domain-containing protein encodes MRPDIVPGSKFPDYELTDHTAKRRKLSDLQGQHPMVLVLSRGGYCPKDRRHHEGLVQLHRELEVGYCRLVTISTDNITETNEFRSGIGAHWPFLSDPGRRIQKDLDIAEYTDPEHNPMIPHVIVLEPGLVIYKVYMGYWFFGRPTIEELRQDLRAVTRNCRPDWDITTPELKAAWQQGRKDLFYPYGKTYAQTLGEQD; translated from the coding sequence ATGCGTCCCGACATTGTTCCAGGGTCCAAATTCCCAGACTACGAGCTCACCGATCACACGGCGAAACGCCGCAAGCTATCCGACTTGCAAGGACAACATCCGATGGTGCTCGTCCTGAGTCGCGGGGGGTATTGCCCGAAGGATCGCCGCCATCACGAAGGCTTGGTCCAACTTCACCGCGAGCTGGAGGTGGGCTACTGCCGGCTCGTCACGATCAGCACAGATAACATCACTGAGACGAATGAGTTTCGCTCGGGAATCGGCGCGCACTGGCCTTTCCTTTCCGATCCGGGCCGCAGGATTCAAAAGGATCTCGACATCGCGGAGTATACGGATCCGGAGCACAATCCGATGATTCCTCACGTCATTGTACTCGAACCGGGTCTTGTCATCTACAAGGTCTACATGGGCTACTGGTTCTTCGGCCGGCCGACCATTGAAGAGCTACGACAGGACTTACGCGCCGTGACCAGGAACTGCCGGCCGGACTGGGACATCACCACGCCGGAACTGAAAGCAGCCTGGCAACAAGGCCGGAAGGACCTCTTCTATCCCTACGGCAAAACTTACGCGCAGACTTTAGGCGAGCAGGACTAA
- the egtD gene encoding L-histidine N(alpha)-methyltransferase: MKPDDHAIAGNFHDFEPSLDAFRREVVRGLSERPKRIAPKFLYDETGCKLFDEICRLDEYYPTRTETSILRENAAEICAALGPGCRLVEFGSGSSTKTRILLDRLSSPAAYVPVDIAREHLLRSSASLSRVYPGLSVLPVCVDYTADFSLPRMPSAPRRTVAFFPGSTIGNLEPAEAEHFLRRVAALCGQGGALLIGVDLKKDRRTLERAYNDARGVTAAFNLNLLTRINRAFGVSIRSESFRHHAFYNEAFGRIEMHLVNGAEQTVQLDGAEIAFGRGESIGTEHSYKYSVEDFEKLAARSGWTLESFWVDAGRLFSVLYLVVDRYGAWPRVNGGDPVSPAR; this comes from the coding sequence ATGAAACCTGACGACCACGCGATTGCCGGGAACTTTCACGATTTCGAACCTTCGCTGGATGCATTTCGCCGCGAAGTGGTGCGCGGTTTGTCAGAACGCCCAAAACGCATCGCACCGAAATTCCTTTACGATGAGACCGGCTGCAAACTTTTCGACGAGATTTGCCGGCTCGACGAGTATTATCCCACCCGTACGGAGACAAGTATCCTTCGGGAGAATGCCGCCGAGATTTGTGCAGCACTCGGCCCCGGGTGCCGGTTGGTCGAGTTTGGCAGCGGCAGCAGTACCAAAACGCGCATTTTGCTCGACCGCCTTTCCTCGCCGGCTGCGTATGTGCCGGTCGACATAGCGCGGGAGCATTTGTTGCGATCTTCGGCCAGCCTTTCACGCGTTTACCCGGGTCTGAGCGTGTTGCCGGTATGCGTTGACTACACAGCGGACTTCAGTTTGCCGCGCATGCCGTCTGCGCCGCGCCGGACGGTTGCGTTCTTTCCCGGCTCAACGATCGGCAACCTGGAGCCGGCGGAGGCCGAGCATTTTCTCCGCCGGGTTGCGGCACTCTGCGGCCAGGGCGGGGCATTGCTGATCGGCGTGGACCTGAAGAAGGACCGGCGCACCCTGGAGCGCGCCTACAACGACGCCCGTGGTGTGACGGCGGCGTTTAATCTCAACTTGCTGACGCGCATCAATCGCGCGTTTGGCGTATCCATCCGGAGCGAATCCTTTCGGCATCACGCCTTTTACAACGAAGCATTCGGCCGGATCGAAATGCACCTGGTGAACGGGGCCGAACAGACCGTACAATTAGACGGCGCCGAAATTGCTTTTGGGCGCGGAGAATCCATCGGCACGGAACACTCGTACAAATACTCCGTCGAGGACTTTGAAAAGCTCGCGGCGCGATCGGGATGGACGCTCGAAAGCTTCTGGGTCGATGCCGGCCGTCTGTTTAGCGTGCTGTACCTCGTCGTTGACCGGTACGGAGCGTGGCCCCGCGTCAACGGCGGCGATCCCGTAAGCCCCGCGAGATGA
- a CDS encoding ATP-binding cassette domain-containing protein, with translation MIELKSVSKAFGATVALHETDLSVEAGKTTALIGPSGCGKSTLLRLIIGLLKPTTGILTVDGQRVSPTNILELRRRIGYVIQEGGLFAHLTAAQNVLLMAKHLKWPVARMETRLHELCELTHFPGNGLGRYPVELSGGQRQRVSLMRALMLEPRVLLLDEPLGALDPMVRARLQEELKEIFHRLRQTTVLVTHDMAEAAFLADRMVLLNEGRIVQSGTLDDLRVRPASAFVREFVNAQRALTTT, from the coding sequence ATGATTGAACTCAAATCAGTCAGCAAAGCGTTCGGCGCGACGGTAGCCCTCCACGAAACCGACCTGTCGGTCGAGGCAGGAAAAACCACCGCGCTCATCGGCCCGAGCGGCTGCGGCAAGTCAACGCTTTTGCGATTGATCATCGGATTGCTCAAGCCGACCACCGGCATCCTCACCGTCGACGGCCAGCGCGTCTCCCCGACGAACATCCTCGAGCTGCGGCGGCGTATCGGGTACGTGATTCAGGAAGGGGGGCTTTTTGCGCACCTGACGGCTGCGCAAAATGTGCTGCTGATGGCGAAACATTTGAAATGGCCCGTCGCGCGAATGGAAACCCGGTTGCACGAGCTCTGCGAGCTGACGCATTTCCCCGGAAATGGCCTCGGACGCTACCCGGTCGAGCTCTCCGGTGGCCAACGTCAGCGCGTGAGCCTGATGCGTGCGCTGATGCTTGAGCCCAGGGTGCTGCTTCTCGATGAGCCGCTCGGCGCACTTGATCCGATGGTGCGCGCGCGGTTACAGGAGGAGTTAAAGGAAATTTTTCATCGGCTCCGCCAGACCACGGTGTTGGTGACCCACGACATGGCCGAAGCCGCGTTTTTGGCCGACCGCATGGTGTTGCTCAATGAAGGTCGCATCGTCCAGTCCGGAACCCTCGATGACCTGCGGGTCAGGCCGGCGTCGGCGTTTGTCCGGGAATTCGTGAATGCGCAGCGCGCGTTAACGACGACATGA
- the egtB gene encoding ergothioneine biosynthesis protein EgtB, with product MPFPPVTAWTETAPGASTPFENTGNGSQVVSAYYRVRDFSRKLCATLEPEDCVVQTVPEVSPTKWHLAHTSWFFEAFVLKVAVPGYASISPEYAYLFNSYYNAAGKMHCRPKRGLISRPTLRQTWEYRSRVDAFMDRVFEDPDLTEKFAPVITLGLHHEQQHQELMLTDIKHVFSENPLRPVFRERPRLAASPVPPLRWQTFTAGVHEIGYNGDEFCYDNEGPRHRQFVEGFQLASRLVTNGEYLDFIEDGGYQRPEFWLSLGWYTVNEQGWEAPLYWERRDGSWSTFTLSGTRELNRSEPVCHVSYFEADAFARWAGARLPTEFEWEVAAADLPRAGNFADDEIFHAKPLDETATDEPFAQMFGDVWEWTRSSYAPYPGYAPVAGALGEYNGKFMCNQYVLRGGSCATSRSHIRKTYRNFFPPQARWQFMGIRLARDVD from the coding sequence ATGCCTTTCCCACCAGTGACAGCATGGACGGAAACTGCGCCTGGCGCTTCGACACCTTTCGAGAACACTGGCAACGGCAGCCAAGTCGTTTCTGCATACTACCGCGTTCGAGATTTTAGCCGAAAGCTTTGTGCAACGCTTGAGCCTGAGGACTGCGTCGTCCAGACGGTGCCCGAAGTGAGTCCGACCAAGTGGCACCTGGCGCACACGAGTTGGTTTTTTGAGGCATTCGTACTCAAGGTAGCGGTGCCCGGTTACGCGTCCATTAGCCCGGAGTACGCCTACCTGTTTAATTCGTATTACAACGCTGCCGGCAAAATGCACTGCCGGCCGAAGCGCGGGCTGATCTCGCGTCCCACCCTACGCCAGACATGGGAATACCGCTCTCGCGTTGACGCGTTCATGGATCGCGTTTTTGAAGATCCGGATCTCACCGAGAAATTTGCCCCGGTCATCACCCTGGGGCTGCACCACGAACAACAACACCAGGAGTTGATGCTGACGGATATCAAACACGTTTTCTCAGAAAACCCGCTGCGCCCCGTGTTTCGTGAGCGTCCACGGTTGGCGGCCTCGCCGGTTCCCCCGCTCCGGTGGCAAACGTTCACGGCGGGGGTGCACGAGATCGGGTACAACGGCGATGAGTTTTGTTACGATAACGAGGGGCCGCGGCACCGGCAGTTTGTTGAAGGTTTCCAGCTTGCGTCGCGGCTCGTTACTAACGGCGAGTACCTTGACTTCATCGAAGACGGCGGCTACCAGCGGCCCGAGTTTTGGCTTTCGCTCGGCTGGTACACCGTCAATGAACAGGGCTGGGAGGCACCCCTCTATTGGGAACGACGCGACGGAAGCTGGTCCACTTTCACGTTGTCGGGCACGCGCGAACTCAATCGCAGCGAGCCGGTCTGTCACGTCAGCTATTTTGAGGCCGATGCATTTGCGCGCTGGGCCGGAGCGCGTCTGCCGACTGAGTTTGAGTGGGAGGTCGCGGCGGCGGATTTGCCGCGGGCAGGAAACTTCGCGGACGACGAAATCTTTCATGCAAAGCCGCTCGATGAAACGGCCACTGATGAACCCTTTGCGCAAATGTTCGGTGATGTGTGGGAATGGACGCGCAGTTCATACGCGCCCTATCCGGGTTATGCGCCCGTGGCCGGTGCACTCGGCGAATACAATGGCAAATTCATGTGCAATCAGTACGTGCTGCGCGGCGGCTCGTGCGCGACTTCCCGGTCACACATCCGCAAGACGTACCGCAATTTTTTCCCGCCCCAAGCGCGGTGGCAGTTCATGGGGATCCGCCTGGCCAGAGATGTGGACTAA
- a CDS encoding zinc-dependent alcohol dehydrogenase family protein: MLAMVLEKPLTALVPKRVPTPQPGTGELLVRVEACAVCRTDLHVVDGELTEPKLPLIPGHEIVGKVLRCDSGRFASGRRVGIPWLGWTCSQCRFCKRGDENLCERAQFTGYTRDGGYAEYAVADERFCFAIPVAYDEPAVAAPLLCAGLIGYRSLVMAGNPDRVRRLGLYGFGAAAHLVAQVARYQGRQIYAFTRPGKAADWEFAKRLGAIWAGGSDEPPPEPLDAAIIFAPAGPLVPLALKAVDKGGRVVCGGIHMSDVPSFPYAWLWGERTICSVANLTRRDAEEFLTLAPAAGIKPEVQRLPLTEANEALERLRTGRLQGAAVLVP, translated from the coding sequence ATGCTGGCGATGGTCCTGGAGAAGCCCTTGACGGCGCTTGTGCCCAAGCGGGTGCCCACCCCGCAGCCCGGGACCGGGGAACTCCTGGTCCGGGTGGAAGCCTGTGCCGTCTGCAGGACCGACCTGCACGTTGTCGATGGCGAACTGACCGAACCGAAACTGCCCCTCATTCCGGGCCATGAAATTGTCGGCAAGGTCCTCCGGTGCGACTCCGGCCGATTCGCGTCCGGCCGGCGCGTGGGTATCCCCTGGTTAGGTTGGACCTGCAGCCAGTGCCGGTTCTGCAAACGGGGCGACGAAAATCTCTGCGAGCGGGCGCAGTTTACCGGTTACACGCGCGACGGCGGCTATGCGGAGTACGCCGTTGCCGATGAGCGTTTCTGTTTTGCGATCCCCGTGGCGTACGATGAACCCGCCGTTGCGGCGCCCCTGCTTTGTGCCGGCCTGATCGGGTACCGGTCGCTGGTGATGGCGGGCAACCCGGACCGCGTGCGAAGGCTTGGCCTTTACGGGTTCGGCGCGGCGGCGCACCTGGTGGCTCAGGTGGCCCGTTACCAGGGACGGCAGATCTACGCTTTCACCCGCCCCGGTAAAGCCGCCGATTGGGAGTTTGCCAAACGCCTCGGGGCAATCTGGGCCGGCGGTTCGGATGAACCGCCGCCGGAACCCCTGGATGCCGCGATCATTTTCGCCCCGGCGGGGCCGTTGGTACCCCTGGCGCTCAAGGCCGTCGACAAGGGAGGCCGCGTCGTGTGCGGCGGCATCCACATGAGCGATGTACCTTCGTTTCCTTACGCCTGGCTCTGGGGTGAACGCACGATCTGTTCGGTGGCCAACCTGACGCGGCGCGACGCCGAAGAATTTCTTACCCTGGCGCCGGCCGCCGGGATCAAACCGGAGGTACAACGTTTGCCGTTAACGGAGGCAAACGAGGCGCTCGAACGGTTGCGCACCGGACGCCTGCAGGGAGCTGCAGTCCTGGTGCCGTGA